In Ostrea edulis chromosome 6, xbOstEdul1.1, whole genome shotgun sequence, a single window of DNA contains:
- the LOC125683281 gene encoding zinc finger E-box-binding homeobox 2-like isoform X6, which translates to MLRDFYNIIMGFVEDEVSDIKQQKTADVTTTNSGNHDNAETHDNSPHDKASLQKKDENCDDDSPIETGLIPKTPNSDKENSQEKQEVTSVVLPYKQPSCVTNSNRSTEEDKIQEYLNRSDTAVIYPEPVSDLEAQELEASHVQETVEEEGEDSLDNDSVLEEDLVLKCIYCSQPYSRIPVLKEHMKSAHPDKPVRFQCPKCEETFNQKSHLDKHLALHSPTSQSCKVCNKTFANVYRLQRHMISHDESTDLRKFKCPECGKAFKFKHHLKEHIRIHSGEKPFECPNCHKRFSHSGSYSSHMTSKKCWVAGPKAHITDRVNHMEPTVTYSKPLISKGSFTPPVHMLTSMAQGPFPRVPYLHFDPKGSMPFFTPPPAFVPYTYSMIRHSSPINPIISLQAKTEALTCHSVNPSHANTAQISPDVNSNTQLISMHKSMSKDNTAIKKEPVECKLEPICTDSKPRPTEEPMEADRPPEKRETPQAETIKPDVKMEEREDSEKEKILCHFCNEVFNSAVDQHQHERYLCKANKELLQRASFSDSSRNSPCSSVSDRGTPNGSFSAPDTDHEDDCDSKKFRMRTHISEEQLSVLKSHYKENPRPRKFELIRIGKEIGKEKRVVQVWFQNMRARDRRQGKNVPYVPSMARFKHHDGSVWKDPTSSQSSYIPVVPNTTRAHGKKLDLPSTSRSEEQPLDLSVHSRTPTPAHMGSPSSSNSSSSTPHKPLSLNFSGKLDSTAETPKKEGRLQSSAIYKYLQQEGMIPRHFFGNYLPHPPTSMFQPFLQAHLLANQEASMSHHHFEHRSKSAEPVQKPSFTDINKNSATPMDSKFYFEQNGNKSGRLVIDESQDEDSNCSSDSCSDTEQYRRAMADATLNLATLAEVSLSQRAALMESSLKSKRLRKKSWRQMEAEEVQMDLEDSLLDEDHPLRKKRRSWKGHKIDAEEGMYACDQCAKVFSKQSSLARHKYEHSGARPFTCEICGKAFKHKHHLTEHRRLHSGEKPFECKKCGKRFSHSGSYSQHMNHRYKYCKPLREDGFSSS; encoded by the exons ATGCTGCGGgatttttataatattataatGGGCTTCG TTGAGGACGAAGTGAGCGATATCAAGCAACAGAAAACAGCAGATGTAACCACCACAAACAGTGGTAACCATGACAATGCTGAAACCCATGACAACAGTCCCCATGACAAAGCCAGTCTACAGAAGAAAG ATGAAAATTGTGATGATGATTCTCCGATAGAAACTGGACTTATCCCAAAGACACCAAACTCCGACAAGGAAAACTCACAAGAAAAG CAGGAGGTAACATCAGTGGTGTTGCCATACAAACAGCCGTCATGTGTGACTAATTCCAACAGGAGTACGGAGGAGGACAAGATTCAAGAGTACCTGAACCGCAGTGACACAGCAGTTATATACCCTGAGCCGGTCAGTGACCTGGAGGCTCAGGAGCTGGAGGCCAGTCATGTACAAGAGACTGTGGAGGAGGAGGGGGAGGACAGCCTCGACAATG ATAGTGTTTTGGAGGAAGACTTGGTGTTGAAGTGTATCTACTGTAGCCAGCCGTACTCCAGAATCCCTGTACTGAAGGAACACATGAAGTCTGCCCATCCAGACAAACCGGTCCGCTTCCAGTGTCCCAAGTGTGAAGAAACCTTCAACCAGAAGTCGCATCTGGACAAACACCTGGCCCTTCACTCTCCCACCTCTCAGTCTTGTAAAGTCTGCAACAAGACCTTCGCCAATGTTTACAGACTACAGCGGCACATGATAAGTCACGACGAAAGCACAGACCTTCGCAAGTTCAAGTGTCCGGAATGTGGAAAGGCATTTAAGTTCAAGCACCATCTGAAGGAGCACATCCGCATCCACAGTGGAGAGAAGCCATTCGAATGTCCCAACTGCCATAAGAGATTCAGCCACTCAGGATCCTACAGTAGTCACATGACGTCCAAAAAGTGCTGGGTGGCAGGACCAAAGGCACACATCACTGACAGGGTCAACCATATGGAGCCCACCGTCACTTATTCCAAACCTCTCATCTCCAAGGGATCCTTCACTCCACCGGTCCACATGCTGACCTCTATGGCCCAGGGACCATTCCCAAGAGTTCCATACTTGCATTTCGATCCAAAAGGAAGCATGCCATTTTTCACTCCCCCACCAGCCTTTGTCCCCTACACGTACTCCATGATTCGTCACAGCTCACCCATCAATCCAATCATCTCTCTCCAAGCGAAGACTGAAGCATTAACATGTCACAGTGTCAATCCATCTCATGCCAACACAGCCCAGATCTCTCCGGATGTCAATTCCAACACTCAGCTCATTTCCATGCACAAATCTATGTCCAAGGACAACACTGCAATCAAGAAAGAACCAGTAGAGTGTAAACTAGAGCCTATATGCACTGATTCCAAACCTAGACCAACAGAAGAACCAATGGAAGCTGACAGACCACCAGAGAAAAGGGAAACACCGCAGGCAGAGACCATCAAACCAGACGTGAAGATGGAGGAGAGAGAAGACTCTGAAAAAGAGAAGATCCTCTGTCACTTCTGCAATGAGGTCTTTAATAGTGCAGTAGATCAACATCAACATGAAAGGTATCTATGCAAGGCTAATAAGGAACTTCTACAGAGGGCATCCTTCAGTGACAGTTCCAGGAATTCTCCGTGTAGCTCAGTCTCTGACCGGGGAACCCCCAATGGCAGCTTTAGCGCTCCAGACACGGACCACGAGGATGACTGTGACTCCAAGAAATTCCGGATGAGGACACACATCAGTGAGGAGCAGCTGTCAGTGCTCAAGTCCCATTACAAGGAGAATCCAAGACCAAGAAAGTTTGAGCTGATCCGTATTGGAAAGGAAATTGGAAAGGAGAAGAGAGTGGTACAAGTGTGGTTTCAGAACATGCGGGCTAGAGACAGACGACAAGGGAAGAATGTGCCATATGTTCCATCCATGGCTCGCTTCAAGCACCACGATGGTTCTGTGTGGAAGGATCCGACTTCCTCCCAGTCCAGCTACATCCCAGTTGTTCCCAACACAACTCGTGCGCATGGGAAAAAGCTAGACCTACCATCTACAAGCAGGTCAGAGGAACAGCCATTAGATCTCAGTGTCCACAGCCGGACCCCCACACCGGCACATATGGGCAGTCCTAGTTCCTCCAACAGCTCCTCCAGTACTCCTCACAAACCTTTATCCCTGAACTTCAGCGGAAAGCTGGACAGTACTGCGGAGACTCCTAAGAAAGAGGGCAGACTACAGAGTTCAGCTATCTACAAATACTTACAGCAGGAGGGCATGATTCCTCGACACTTCTTTGGGAACTACTTACCACATCCCCCCACCTCCATGTTCCAGCCCTTTCTACAGGCACACTTACTAGCTAACCAGGAAGCTAGCATGAGTCACCACCACTTCGAGCATCGTTCCAAATCTGCTGAACCAGTCCAAAAACCAAGTTTCACGGACATTAACAAAAATAGTGCTACTCCTATGGACTCCAAGTTCTACTTTGAGCAAAATGGCAACAAGTCTGGTCGTCTGGTGATTGATGAGAGTCAGGATGAGGATTCAAACTGTTCCAGTGACAGTTGTAGTGACACTGAGCAGTATCGCCGGGCCATGGCAGACGCCACCTTGAATCTTGCTACACTAGCAGAAGTCAGCCTGTCCCAGCGAGCGGCCCTGATGGAGAGCTCATTGAAGTCCAAGCGGTTGAGGAAGAAGAGCTGGCGGCAG ATGGAAGCAGAAGAGGTTCAAATGGACCTGGAGGATTCACTGCTGGATGAGGATCATCCACTGAGGAAGAAGCGGCGCAGCTGGAAGGGACACAAAATTGATGCTGAGGAGGGAATGTATGCATGTGACCAGTGTGCGAAGGTCTTCTCCAAGCAGAGCTCCCTAGCCAGGCATAAATACGAACACTCGG GTGCTCGTCCATTTACTTGTGAAATTTGCGGCAAGGCCTTCAAACACAAGCACCATTTGACAGAGCATCGTCGACTCCACTCCGGCGAAAAACCCTTCGAGTGTAAGAAGTGTGGCAAGCGATTCAGCCACTCGGGCTCCTACAGTCAGCACATGAACCACCGCTACAAGTACTGCAAGCCACTACGAGAGGATGGATTCTCCTCGTCTTAG
- the LOC125683281 gene encoding zinc finger E-box-binding homeobox 2-like isoform X4: MATFPSLTECGWSWSDINKVEDEVSDIKQQKTADVTTTNSGNHDNAETHDNSPHDKASLQKKDENCDDDSPIETGLIPKTPNSDKENSQEKQEVTSVVLPYKQPSCVTNSNRSTEEDKIQEYLNRSDTAVIYPEPVSDLEAQELEASHVQETVEEEGEDSLDNDSVLEEDLVLKCIYCSQPYSRIPVLKEHMKSAHPDKPVRFQCPKCEETFNQKSHLDKHLALHSPTSQSCKVCNKTFANVYRLQRHMISHDESTDLRKFKCPECGKAFKFKHHLKEHIRIHSGEKPFECPNCHKRFSHSGSYSSHMTSKKCWVAGPKAHITDRVNHMEPTVTYSKPLISKGSFTPPVHMLTSMAQGPFPRVPYLHFDPKGSMPFFTPPPAFVPYTYSMIRHSSPINPIISLQAKTEALTCHSVNPSHANTAQISPDVNSNTQLISMHKSMSKDNTAIKKEPVECKLEPICTDSKPRPTEEPMEADRPPEKRETPQAETIKPDVKMEEREDSEKEKILCHFCNEVFNSAVDQHQHERYLCKANKELLQRASFSDSSRNSPCSSVSDRGTPNGSFSAPDTDHEDDCDSKKFRMRTHISEEQLSVLKSHYKENPRPRKFELIRIGKEIGKEKRVVQVWFQNMRARDRRQGKNVPYVPSMARFKHHDGSVWKDPTSSQSSYIPVVPNTTRAHGKKLDLPSTSRSEEQPLDLSVHSRTPTPAHMGSPSSSNSSSSTPHKPLSLNFSGKLDSTAETPKKEGRLQSSAIYKYLQQEGMIPRHFFGNYLPHPPTSMFQPFLQAHLLANQEASMSHHHFEHRSKSAEPVQKPSFTDINKNSATPMDSKFYFEQNGNKSGRLVIDESQDEDSNCSSDSCSDTEQYRRAMADATLNLATLAEVSLSQRAALMESSLKSKRLRKKSWRQMEAEEVQMDLEDSLLDEDHPLRKKRRSWKGHKIDAEEGMYACDQCAKVFSKQSSLARHKYEHSGARPFTCEICGKAFKHKHHLTEHRRLHSGEKPFECKKCGKRFSHSGSYSQHMNHRYKYCKPLREDGFSSS; the protein is encoded by the exons TTGAGGACGAAGTGAGCGATATCAAGCAACAGAAAACAGCAGATGTAACCACCACAAACAGTGGTAACCATGACAATGCTGAAACCCATGACAACAGTCCCCATGACAAAGCCAGTCTACAGAAGAAAG ATGAAAATTGTGATGATGATTCTCCGATAGAAACTGGACTTATCCCAAAGACACCAAACTCCGACAAGGAAAACTCACAAGAAAAG CAGGAGGTAACATCAGTGGTGTTGCCATACAAACAGCCGTCATGTGTGACTAATTCCAACAGGAGTACGGAGGAGGACAAGATTCAAGAGTACCTGAACCGCAGTGACACAGCAGTTATATACCCTGAGCCGGTCAGTGACCTGGAGGCTCAGGAGCTGGAGGCCAGTCATGTACAAGAGACTGTGGAGGAGGAGGGGGAGGACAGCCTCGACAATG ATAGTGTTTTGGAGGAAGACTTGGTGTTGAAGTGTATCTACTGTAGCCAGCCGTACTCCAGAATCCCTGTACTGAAGGAACACATGAAGTCTGCCCATCCAGACAAACCGGTCCGCTTCCAGTGTCCCAAGTGTGAAGAAACCTTCAACCAGAAGTCGCATCTGGACAAACACCTGGCCCTTCACTCTCCCACCTCTCAGTCTTGTAAAGTCTGCAACAAGACCTTCGCCAATGTTTACAGACTACAGCGGCACATGATAAGTCACGACGAAAGCACAGACCTTCGCAAGTTCAAGTGTCCGGAATGTGGAAAGGCATTTAAGTTCAAGCACCATCTGAAGGAGCACATCCGCATCCACAGTGGAGAGAAGCCATTCGAATGTCCCAACTGCCATAAGAGATTCAGCCACTCAGGATCCTACAGTAGTCACATGACGTCCAAAAAGTGCTGGGTGGCAGGACCAAAGGCACACATCACTGACAGGGTCAACCATATGGAGCCCACCGTCACTTATTCCAAACCTCTCATCTCCAAGGGATCCTTCACTCCACCGGTCCACATGCTGACCTCTATGGCCCAGGGACCATTCCCAAGAGTTCCATACTTGCATTTCGATCCAAAAGGAAGCATGCCATTTTTCACTCCCCCACCAGCCTTTGTCCCCTACACGTACTCCATGATTCGTCACAGCTCACCCATCAATCCAATCATCTCTCTCCAAGCGAAGACTGAAGCATTAACATGTCACAGTGTCAATCCATCTCATGCCAACACAGCCCAGATCTCTCCGGATGTCAATTCCAACACTCAGCTCATTTCCATGCACAAATCTATGTCCAAGGACAACACTGCAATCAAGAAAGAACCAGTAGAGTGTAAACTAGAGCCTATATGCACTGATTCCAAACCTAGACCAACAGAAGAACCAATGGAAGCTGACAGACCACCAGAGAAAAGGGAAACACCGCAGGCAGAGACCATCAAACCAGACGTGAAGATGGAGGAGAGAGAAGACTCTGAAAAAGAGAAGATCCTCTGTCACTTCTGCAATGAGGTCTTTAATAGTGCAGTAGATCAACATCAACATGAAAGGTATCTATGCAAGGCTAATAAGGAACTTCTACAGAGGGCATCCTTCAGTGACAGTTCCAGGAATTCTCCGTGTAGCTCAGTCTCTGACCGGGGAACCCCCAATGGCAGCTTTAGCGCTCCAGACACGGACCACGAGGATGACTGTGACTCCAAGAAATTCCGGATGAGGACACACATCAGTGAGGAGCAGCTGTCAGTGCTCAAGTCCCATTACAAGGAGAATCCAAGACCAAGAAAGTTTGAGCTGATCCGTATTGGAAAGGAAATTGGAAAGGAGAAGAGAGTGGTACAAGTGTGGTTTCAGAACATGCGGGCTAGAGACAGACGACAAGGGAAGAATGTGCCATATGTTCCATCCATGGCTCGCTTCAAGCACCACGATGGTTCTGTGTGGAAGGATCCGACTTCCTCCCAGTCCAGCTACATCCCAGTTGTTCCCAACACAACTCGTGCGCATGGGAAAAAGCTAGACCTACCATCTACAAGCAGGTCAGAGGAACAGCCATTAGATCTCAGTGTCCACAGCCGGACCCCCACACCGGCACATATGGGCAGTCCTAGTTCCTCCAACAGCTCCTCCAGTACTCCTCACAAACCTTTATCCCTGAACTTCAGCGGAAAGCTGGACAGTACTGCGGAGACTCCTAAGAAAGAGGGCAGACTACAGAGTTCAGCTATCTACAAATACTTACAGCAGGAGGGCATGATTCCTCGACACTTCTTTGGGAACTACTTACCACATCCCCCCACCTCCATGTTCCAGCCCTTTCTACAGGCACACTTACTAGCTAACCAGGAAGCTAGCATGAGTCACCACCACTTCGAGCATCGTTCCAAATCTGCTGAACCAGTCCAAAAACCAAGTTTCACGGACATTAACAAAAATAGTGCTACTCCTATGGACTCCAAGTTCTACTTTGAGCAAAATGGCAACAAGTCTGGTCGTCTGGTGATTGATGAGAGTCAGGATGAGGATTCAAACTGTTCCAGTGACAGTTGTAGTGACACTGAGCAGTATCGCCGGGCCATGGCAGACGCCACCTTGAATCTTGCTACACTAGCAGAAGTCAGCCTGTCCCAGCGAGCGGCCCTGATGGAGAGCTCATTGAAGTCCAAGCGGTTGAGGAAGAAGAGCTGGCGGCAG ATGGAAGCAGAAGAGGTTCAAATGGACCTGGAGGATTCACTGCTGGATGAGGATCATCCACTGAGGAAGAAGCGGCGCAGCTGGAAGGGACACAAAATTGATGCTGAGGAGGGAATGTATGCATGTGACCAGTGTGCGAAGGTCTTCTCCAAGCAGAGCTCCCTAGCCAGGCATAAATACGAACACTCGG GTGCTCGTCCATTTACTTGTGAAATTTGCGGCAAGGCCTTCAAACACAAGCACCATTTGACAGAGCATCGTCGACTCCACTCCGGCGAAAAACCCTTCGAGTGTAAGAAGTGTGGCAAGCGATTCAGCCACTCGGGCTCCTACAGTCAGCACATGAACCACCGCTACAAGTACTGCAAGCCACTACGAGAGGATGGATTCTCCTCGTCTTAG
- the LOC125683281 gene encoding zinc finger E-box-binding homeobox 2-like isoform X2, with the protein MATFPSLTECGWSWSDINKVEDEVSDIKQQKTADVTTTNSGNHDNAETHDNSPHDKASLQKKDENCDDDSPIETGLIPKTPNSDKENSQEKQEVTSVVLPYKQPSCVTNSNRSTEEDKIQEYLNRSDTAVIYPEPVSDLEAQELEASHVQETVEEEGEDSLDNDSVLEEDLVLKCIYCSQPYSRIPVLKEHMKSAHPDKPVRFQCPKCEETFNQKSHLDKHLALHSPTSQSCKVCNKTFANVYRLQRHMISHDESTDLRKFKCPECGKAFKFKHHLKEHIRIHSGEKPFECPNCHKRFSHSGSYSSHMTSKKCWVAGPKAHITDRVNHMEPTVTYSKPLISKGSFTPPVHMLTSMAQGPFPRVPYLHFDPKGSMPFFTPPPAFVPYTYSMIRHSSPINPIISLQAKTEALTCHSVNPSHANTAQISPDVNSNTQLISMHKSMSKDNTAIKKEPVECKLEPICTDSKPRPTEEPMEADRPPEKRETPQAETIKPDVKMEEREDSEKEKILCHFCNEVFNSAVDQHQHERYLCKANKELLQRASFSDSSRNSPCSSVSDRGTPNGSFSAPDTDHEDDCDSKKFRMRTHISEEQLSVLKSHYKENPRPRKFELIRIGKEIGKEKRVVQVWFQNMRARDRRQGKNVPYVPSMARFKHHDGSVWKDPTSSQSSYIPVVPNTTRAHGKKLDLPSTSRSEEQPLDLSVHSRTPTPAHMGSPSSSNSSSSTPHKPLSLNFSGKLDSTAETPKKEGRLQSSAIYKYLQQEGMIPRHFFGNYLPHPPTSMFQPFLQAHLLANQEASMSHHHFEHRSKSAEPVQKPSFTDINKNSATPMDSKFYFEQNGNKSGRLVIDESQDEDSNCSSDSCSDTEQYRRAMADATLNLATLAEVSLSQRAALMESSLKSKRLRKKSWRQVHGYMEAEEVQMDLEDSLLDEDHPLRKKRRSWKGHKIDAEEGMYACDQCAKVFSKQSSLARHKYEHSGARPFTCEICGKAFKHKHHLTEHRRLHSGEKPFECKKCGKRFSHSGSYSQHMNHRYKYCKPLREDGFSSS; encoded by the exons TTGAGGACGAAGTGAGCGATATCAAGCAACAGAAAACAGCAGATGTAACCACCACAAACAGTGGTAACCATGACAATGCTGAAACCCATGACAACAGTCCCCATGACAAAGCCAGTCTACAGAAGAAAG ATGAAAATTGTGATGATGATTCTCCGATAGAAACTGGACTTATCCCAAAGACACCAAACTCCGACAAGGAAAACTCACAAGAAAAG CAGGAGGTAACATCAGTGGTGTTGCCATACAAACAGCCGTCATGTGTGACTAATTCCAACAGGAGTACGGAGGAGGACAAGATTCAAGAGTACCTGAACCGCAGTGACACAGCAGTTATATACCCTGAGCCGGTCAGTGACCTGGAGGCTCAGGAGCTGGAGGCCAGTCATGTACAAGAGACTGTGGAGGAGGAGGGGGAGGACAGCCTCGACAATG ATAGTGTTTTGGAGGAAGACTTGGTGTTGAAGTGTATCTACTGTAGCCAGCCGTACTCCAGAATCCCTGTACTGAAGGAACACATGAAGTCTGCCCATCCAGACAAACCGGTCCGCTTCCAGTGTCCCAAGTGTGAAGAAACCTTCAACCAGAAGTCGCATCTGGACAAACACCTGGCCCTTCACTCTCCCACCTCTCAGTCTTGTAAAGTCTGCAACAAGACCTTCGCCAATGTTTACAGACTACAGCGGCACATGATAAGTCACGACGAAAGCACAGACCTTCGCAAGTTCAAGTGTCCGGAATGTGGAAAGGCATTTAAGTTCAAGCACCATCTGAAGGAGCACATCCGCATCCACAGTGGAGAGAAGCCATTCGAATGTCCCAACTGCCATAAGAGATTCAGCCACTCAGGATCCTACAGTAGTCACATGACGTCCAAAAAGTGCTGGGTGGCAGGACCAAAGGCACACATCACTGACAGGGTCAACCATATGGAGCCCACCGTCACTTATTCCAAACCTCTCATCTCCAAGGGATCCTTCACTCCACCGGTCCACATGCTGACCTCTATGGCCCAGGGACCATTCCCAAGAGTTCCATACTTGCATTTCGATCCAAAAGGAAGCATGCCATTTTTCACTCCCCCACCAGCCTTTGTCCCCTACACGTACTCCATGATTCGTCACAGCTCACCCATCAATCCAATCATCTCTCTCCAAGCGAAGACTGAAGCATTAACATGTCACAGTGTCAATCCATCTCATGCCAACACAGCCCAGATCTCTCCGGATGTCAATTCCAACACTCAGCTCATTTCCATGCACAAATCTATGTCCAAGGACAACACTGCAATCAAGAAAGAACCAGTAGAGTGTAAACTAGAGCCTATATGCACTGATTCCAAACCTAGACCAACAGAAGAACCAATGGAAGCTGACAGACCACCAGAGAAAAGGGAAACACCGCAGGCAGAGACCATCAAACCAGACGTGAAGATGGAGGAGAGAGAAGACTCTGAAAAAGAGAAGATCCTCTGTCACTTCTGCAATGAGGTCTTTAATAGTGCAGTAGATCAACATCAACATGAAAGGTATCTATGCAAGGCTAATAAGGAACTTCTACAGAGGGCATCCTTCAGTGACAGTTCCAGGAATTCTCCGTGTAGCTCAGTCTCTGACCGGGGAACCCCCAATGGCAGCTTTAGCGCTCCAGACACGGACCACGAGGATGACTGTGACTCCAAGAAATTCCGGATGAGGACACACATCAGTGAGGAGCAGCTGTCAGTGCTCAAGTCCCATTACAAGGAGAATCCAAGACCAAGAAAGTTTGAGCTGATCCGTATTGGAAAGGAAATTGGAAAGGAGAAGAGAGTGGTACAAGTGTGGTTTCAGAACATGCGGGCTAGAGACAGACGACAAGGGAAGAATGTGCCATATGTTCCATCCATGGCTCGCTTCAAGCACCACGATGGTTCTGTGTGGAAGGATCCGACTTCCTCCCAGTCCAGCTACATCCCAGTTGTTCCCAACACAACTCGTGCGCATGGGAAAAAGCTAGACCTACCATCTACAAGCAGGTCAGAGGAACAGCCATTAGATCTCAGTGTCCACAGCCGGACCCCCACACCGGCACATATGGGCAGTCCTAGTTCCTCCAACAGCTCCTCCAGTACTCCTCACAAACCTTTATCCCTGAACTTCAGCGGAAAGCTGGACAGTACTGCGGAGACTCCTAAGAAAGAGGGCAGACTACAGAGTTCAGCTATCTACAAATACTTACAGCAGGAGGGCATGATTCCTCGACACTTCTTTGGGAACTACTTACCACATCCCCCCACCTCCATGTTCCAGCCCTTTCTACAGGCACACTTACTAGCTAACCAGGAAGCTAGCATGAGTCACCACCACTTCGAGCATCGTTCCAAATCTGCTGAACCAGTCCAAAAACCAAGTTTCACGGACATTAACAAAAATAGTGCTACTCCTATGGACTCCAAGTTCTACTTTGAGCAAAATGGCAACAAGTCTGGTCGTCTGGTGATTGATGAGAGTCAGGATGAGGATTCAAACTGTTCCAGTGACAGTTGTAGTGACACTGAGCAGTATCGCCGGGCCATGGCAGACGCCACCTTGAATCTTGCTACACTAGCAGAAGTCAGCCTGTCCCAGCGAGCGGCCCTGATGGAGAGCTCATTGAAGTCCAAGCGGTTGAGGAAGAAGAGCTGGCGGCAGGTACACGGCTAT ATGGAAGCAGAAGAGGTTCAAATGGACCTGGAGGATTCACTGCTGGATGAGGATCATCCACTGAGGAAGAAGCGGCGCAGCTGGAAGGGACACAAAATTGATGCTGAGGAGGGAATGTATGCATGTGACCAGTGTGCGAAGGTCTTCTCCAAGCAGAGCTCCCTAGCCAGGCATAAATACGAACACTCGG GTGCTCGTCCATTTACTTGTGAAATTTGCGGCAAGGCCTTCAAACACAAGCACCATTTGACAGAGCATCGTCGACTCCACTCCGGCGAAAAACCCTTCGAGTGTAAGAAGTGTGGCAAGCGATTCAGCCACTCGGGCTCCTACAGTCAGCACATGAACCACCGCTACAAGTACTGCAAGCCACTACGAGAGGATGGATTCTCCTCGTCTTAG